From Macrobrachium rosenbergii isolate ZJJX-2024 chromosome 55, ASM4041242v1, whole genome shotgun sequence, a single genomic window includes:
- the LOC136835936 gene encoding protein TAPT1 homolog isoform X2, with translation MVLICCYLIGYIDTSVCYHIIKTQSTIKLYLFFNMLEIADRLMSAFGQDTLDALFWTATEPRGRKREHFGVLFHLIVATLYVAIHSTIVLLQALTLNVAINSDNKGLLTIVISNNFVELKGAVFKKFDRNNLLQISCSDVRERFHNCVLLLVVVIQTMKEYAWKEERLWILLPDCLLVCGTEVLVDWLKHAFITRFNDIPADAYKDYTVLLASDLIMCKQKYAYSDHSDLVARRMGFIPLPLGVVMYRVLSQSIPLHNPASYLVLLCGFLCLLSFRILNGIIILGKACVLIESAEKRHDRNESLSEAEKKSSTGNNTTAISSKSHKADPVKVEAATSPVRGWSLPPQSLSVSDNSTSKAFTVSPTCTSASISNASTPVSMGPPRSDSLDFLGESKKGLMANSMVNLSSVGINEGPFTSDASRQYKLQHSLESIPSEDNPDTLNDSLDQSQSMDANSLDVQPVGDFNTVSDDQTERIQSVTPSRTPTPTPATAPEKNLAQPDNPSELRKFKRPPFLSCDSLRYRGSTDTGDFL, from the exons ATTGATGTCTGCGTTTGGTCAAGACACATTGGATGCGCTATTCTGGACTGCTACTGAACCTAGGGGAAGAAAACGAGAACATTTTGgagttctttttcatttgataGTTGCAACTCTGTATGTTGCTATTCATTCTACAATTGTTCTACTTCAGGCATTAACTCTCAATGTGGCAATCAATTCAGATAATAAAGGCCTTCTCACTATCGTTATTTCCAACAAT TTTGTAGAATTGAAAGGAGCTGTATTCAAGAAGTTTGATAGAAATAACTTGTTGCAAATATCGTGCAGTGATGTTCGGGAAAGGTTCCACAACTGTGTTCTCCTTCTTGTAGTTGTTATACAAACTATGAAGGAATATGCATGGAAAGAAG AACGACTCTGGATACTTCTTCCGGATTGCCTGTTGGTATGTGGTACTGAAGTTTTGGTGGATTGGCTTAAACATGCTTTCATCACTAGGTTCAATGACATTCCAGCAGATGCTTACAAAGACTACACTGTCCTCCTAGCATCAGATCTGATTATGTGCAAGCAGAAATAC GCATATTCTGATCATAGTGATCTGGTGGCCAGACGCATGGGCTTTATCCCTCTGCCTCTTGGAGTTGTCATGTACAGAGTGTTGAGCCAGTCTATTCCTCTGCATAATCCAGCTTCCTACCTTGTTCTCCTTTGTGGATTCCTGTGTCTGCTATCTTTcag GATACTGAATGGGATAATTATTCTGGGCAAAGCTTGTGTCCTTATCGAGAGTGCAGAAAAACGACATGATCGAAATGAATCTCTTTCGGAAGCAGAGAAGAAGAGTTCTACTGGGAATAACACAACAGCAATATCAAGTAAAAGTCATAAGGCAGATCCTGTGAAAGTGGAAGCTGCGACAAGCCCAGTGCGGGGCTGGAGTCTTCCTCCTCAAAGTTTATCCGTTTCTGATAACAGTACTTCAAAAGCATTTACTGTTTCACCAACGTGTACCTCTGCATCAATTTCAAATGCCTCAACACCTGTATCAATGGGACCACCTCGAAGTGATTCATTAGACTTTTTGGGTGAGAGCAAAAAAGGTCTAATGGCAAATAGTATGGTGAACTTATCAAGTGTTGGGATTAATGAGGGCCCTTTCACAAGTGATGCTTCTAGACAGTACAAGTTGCAACATTCCTTAGAAAGTATTCCTTCTGAAGATAATCCAGATACTCTTAATGATTCCCTGGATCAGTCACAGTCTATGGATGCTAACAGTTTGGATGTGCAACCAGTGGGTGATTTTAATACGGTTTCAGATGATCAGACTGAAAGGATACAGTCTGTTACTCCCAGCAGAACTCCAACTCCGACTCCAGCCACAGCTCCAGAGAAAAATTTGGCACAGCCAGACAACCCTTCcgaattaagaaaatttaaaagaccaCCTTTTTTATCTTGCGATTCATTGCGTTATAGAGGATCAACAGACACTGGGGACTTTTTGTAG